A window of the Cryptococcus neoformans var. neoformans B-3501A chromosome 9, whole genome shotgun sequence genome harbors these coding sequences:
- a CDS encoding hypothetical protein (HMMPfam hit to LSM, LSM domain, score: 89.7, E(): 7.3e-24) — translation MSSRGGRGGARGGGNQGGERKKRESILNLAQFVDKSIRVKFMGGREATGILKGYDQLMNLVMDDVVEEYEDGRPTRSLGLVVLRGPNIVLVSPTDGSSGKSFLKSIRNGQSKSVNMRQSFRNRKPFPTVIM, via the exons ATGTCTTCAAGA GGTGGCCGAGGCGGAGctcgtggtggtggtaacCAAGGAGGTGAACGCAAGAAGCGAGAATCAATTCTCAACTTGGCTCAGTTTGTCGACAAGAGTATCAGAGTTAAATTTATGGGTGGACGAGAAG CTACTGGTATCTTGAAAGGCTATGACCAACTTATGAACTTGGTCATGGATGATGTAGTTGAGGAGTATGAGG ATGGCCGACCTACACGAAGTCTTGGATTAGTCGTTCTCCGTGGCCCCAATATTGTCCTTGTTAGCCCAACGGACGGATCATCAGGCAAGTCGTTTCTTAAATCCATCCGAAACGGCCAAAGCAAAAGTGTTAACATGCGACAATCATTTAGAAATCGAAAACCCTTTCCAACAGTAATAATGTAG
- a CDS encoding hypothetical protein (Match to ESTs gb|CF186850.1|CF186850, gb|CF194792.1|CF194792, gb|CF194791.1|CF194791), protein MSRTVDIPQDVLDALKQFRFKNSKGTTAISVKIIKNSLTMAVDEEFEGQSIEEIAEELPENAPRYVLLSHELKHKDGRISYPLLLINWAPTTSPIELMTLHASSLSYFQQVSETAKVLEARDGAEGLTTEAVDEKLLSH, encoded by the exons ATG tcACGAACGGTCGATATCCCTCAGGACGTCCTCGACGCTCTCAAGCAGTTCCGATTCAAGAACAGCAAGGGGACCACTGCCATCTCTG TCAAGATCATCAAGAACAGCTTGACCATGGctgtggatgaagagttCGAGGGTCAATCTATCGAGGAAATCGCTGAGG AACTGCCAGAGAATGCCCCTCGATATGTCTTACTCTCCCACGAACTT AAACACAAGGATGGCCGGATATCATATCCCCTTCTGTTGATCAACTG GGCACCAACTACTTCGCCTATTGAGCTTATGACCCTCCACGCTTCTTCCCTCAGCTACTTCCAACAAGTTTCTGAAACTGCAAAA GTCCTTGAAGCGCGCGATGGTGCCGAGGGGTTGACCACGGAAGCCGTCGATGAGAAGTTGCTTTCCCATTAG
- a CDS encoding hypothetical protein (Match to ESTs gb|CF188515.1|CF188515, gb|CF188514.1|CF188514; HMMPfam hit to Acyltransferase, Acyltransferase, score: 166.9, E(): 4.2e-47), translated as MGISWLLKPVALVSTVALSTLGVLSRRYQRARFYFNLTIYVSTLGLMSVWGVVVSILATAAGQRLNINYYVARSLYGLSGPLLGIKFEVEGEEHLEGLMTARDGQHQGAVLLSNHQSFLDILYIGRIFPKQAAIMAKKELKWTPLLGQFMSLSGAVFVNRKNRHDAVKALAIAGEDMKKKGVSLWIFPEGTRSSSPEPTLLPFKKGAFHLAVQAQIPIVPIVCENYHRLFDGRTRFESGVLKIRVLPPIPTTGLTVDDVTSLAESTRESMLHALREISEPGPSSSTPIPTSAEVPLAPPISRNTTQPPAGDSIQLDISESGALRQRGVHSSGVSSEWSEGKFEAQSEETTEDEMDEDVVLLKKPKENVA; from the exons ATGGGTATCTCCTGGCTCCTCAAACCCGTTGCCCTCGTATCTACCGTCGCACTTTCAACGCTTGGTGTCTTATCAAGGCGCTATCAACGTGCGCGATTCTACTTCAATCTTACCATCTATGTCTCCACTTTAGGTCTCATGAGTGTCTGGGGGGTAGTAGTTAGTATTTTGGCAACTGCTGCTGGTCAG AGATTAAACATCAACTACTATGTGGCTAGATCACTCTATGGACTCAGTGGTCCTCTGCTTGGGATCAAATTtgaggttgaaggagaggagcaTCTTGAGGGGCTTATGACGGCTAGGGATGGGCAACACCAGGGAGCTGTGCTTCTGAGTAACCACCAGAG TTTCTTGGACATTCTTTATATCGGAAGGATCTTCCCTAAGCAGGCCGCCATTATGGCGAAGAAAGAGCTCAAGTGgactcctcttcttggtcAATTCA TGTCTCTCTCTGGAGCTGTATTTGTCAACAGAAAAAATAGACATGATGCAGTTAAGGCCCTTGCAATTGCTGGCGAggacatgaagaagaagggc GTCTCTCTTTGGATCTTCCCCGAGGGAACACGTTCGTCTTCTCCTGAACctaccctccttcctttcaaAAAGGGTGCTTTCCACCTTGCGGTCCAAGCTCAGATTCCTATTGTCCCTATCGTGTGTGAAAACTATCACAGACTCTTCGACGGACGCACAAGGTTTGAGTCCGGTGTTCTCAAGATTCGAG TGCTCCCCCCAATTCCTACAACCGGTCTGACTGTTGACGACGTTACTTCTCTTGCCGAGTCCACTCGCGAAAGTATGCTTCACGCTCTCCGAGAAATATCTGAACCAGGgccttcatcctctacCCCCATCCCTACCTCTGCTGAAGTCCCTCTTGCACCCCCCATATCTAGAAATACCACTCAGCCTCCCGCCGGTGACTCCATACAACTTGACATCTCTGAAAGTGGCGCCCTCCGCCAGCGTGGTGTTCACTCTAGTGGTGTTTCAAGTGAGTGGTCTGAGGGAAAGTTCGAGGCGCAAAGTGAGGAGACAacagaggatgagatggacgaGGACGTGGttttgttgaagaagccgaagGAGAATGTGGCGTAA
- a CDS encoding hypothetical protein (Match to EST gb|CF193668.1|CF193668; HMMPfam hit to Adaptin_N, Adaptin N terminal region, score: 587.2, E(): 1.3e-173) — MAMAPPRKGENWELRQQLNSEYRDKRADAIKRVIANHTIGKDCSGLFPDVVKNMQTDDLEQKKLVYLYLMNYAKTQPELVILAVNTFVKDTADPNPLVRALAIRTMSILRAEKILDYLASPLSRCLKDENPYVRKTAALCVAKVFDLKPELAIEYGFIETLRDLIGDGNPMVVANAVAALGDIHEASLNLPSSQPGSPNDDESPSSVRPNQSLFIIDPATLTKLLVALNECSEWGRIAILTTLARYRTNDEKESEHICERVMPQFQHVNAAVVLGAVKVIMIHMKNVTKEDLLKSLTRKMAPPLVTLISSPPEVQWVALRNINLLLQKRPDILASEMRVFFCKYNDPSYVKVEKLEIMVRLANEKNVDTLLGELKEYASEVDVDFVRKAVRAVGQVAIKIDEAAGRCVEVLMELIETRVSYVVQEAVIVVKDIFRKYPHSYEGIIPALCANLEELDEPEAKASLIWLIGEYAEKIENADELLGAFLETFSEESYPVQLQTLTAIVKLFLKKPDESQAIVQKVLQAATKDCDSPDVRDRAYIYWRLLSSDPAAAKSVVLSVRPPISLPQTTVAPAILEELIGEISTLASVYHKPAATFIGKGRLGADEMHKKSLDAEDDVSREKALQAVVAGNQAENLLDFDDEPTPTNGESSIPAPGAGLGISSQAIASAAKSTNPLDELMDLFSTASMTTPVVQPGQPAAQAQTSAQSSGGLGGLNGLAGLSSPPQSVSPQPGAPQSQKQQQQAAAQDDLLGLF; from the exons ATGGCTATGGCCCCGCCCCGCAAAG GCGAGAACTGGGAACTTCGCCAACAGCTGAACTCAGAGTACAGGGATAAGCGGGCAGATGCTATCAAGAGAGTCATTGCGAACCATACCATTGGCAAGGACTGTAGTGGCTTGTTTCCCGATGTCGTCAAGAATATG CAAACAGATGATCTGGAGCAAAAGAAACTCGTATATTTATATCTCATGAACTATGCGAAGACACAACCTGAACTCGTTATCCTTGCTGTCAACACTTTCGTCAAG GACACTGCCGACCCCAATCCTCTTGTTAGAGCTCTTGCCATCCGCACCATGTCCATCCTTCGCGCCGAGAAAATCCTCGATTACCTCGCTTCACCTTTATCTCGATGCCTCAAAGATGAGAACCCCTACGTCCGAAAGACTGCTGCTCTGTGTGTCGCCAAAGTGTTTGATTTGAAGCCAGAGCTGGCTATCGAATACGGGTTCATTGAAACTTTGAGAGATCTTATCGGCGATGGTAATCCTATG GTTGTTGCAAATGCCGTTGCCGCACTCGGGGATATTCACGAGGCTTCTCTTaaccttccttcttctcagccCGGCTCGCCAAATGACGATGAATCTCCTAGCAGTGTCCGTCCCAATCAATCCCTTTTCATCATTGACCCCGCTACCCTTACCAAACTCCTTGTCGCTTTGAACGAATGTTCTGAATGGGGTCGTATTGccatcctcaccacctTGGCGAGATATAGGACAAAtgacgagaaggagagtgAACATATCTGTGAAAGAGTGATGCCCCAGTTTCAGCACGTGAATGCGGCAGTTGTGTTGGGTGCGGTAAAGGTGATCATGATTCATATGAAAAATGTCACCAAGGAAGACCTTTTGAAGTCTCTTACTCGAAAAATGGCTCCTCCATTAG TCACCCTTATCTCCTCACCGCCCGAGGTGCAATGGGTCGCACTTCGTAacatcaacctcctcttgcAGAAACGTCCCGATATCCTTGCCAGCGAGATGCGCGTTTTCTTCTGCAAATATAACGATCCTTCCTACGTCAAGGTGGAGAAACTTGAGATTATGGTTAGATTGGCGAACGAGAAGAATGTGGACACTTTGCTTGGGGAGCTGAAGGAATACGCGTCGGAAGTTGATGTCGATTTTGTTCGCAAGGCTGTCAGGGCGGTTGGCCAAGTTGCTATCAAGATCGATGAGGCTGCCGGGCGATGTGTCGAAGTATTGATGGAACTGATCGAGACAAGAGTCAGCTATGTCGTACAGGAGGCtgtcatcgtcgtcaaG GACATCTTCCGAAAATACCCCCACTCATACGAAGGTATCATCCCGGCGCTCTGTGCTAATCTTGAGGAATTGGATGAGCCTGAGGCCAAGGCCTCTTTGATTTGGCTCATCGGCGAGTACgcagagaagattgagaatgCGGACGAGTTGCTGGGAGCGTTCTTGGAGACTTTCAGTGAGGAAAGCTATCCT GTTCAACTTCAAACCCTTACTGCGATTGTCAAGCTGTTCCTCAAGAAACCTGATGAAAGCCAGGCTATCGTCCAAAAAGTGCTTCAAGCTGCTACAAAGGACTGTGACAGCCCAGACGTCAGAGATAGGGCCTACATATACTGGAGATTGCTGTCATCCGACCCCGCCGCTGCCAAG TCTGTTGTTTTGTCAGTCAGACCACCTATCAGTCTTCCTCAAACGACTGTCGCTCCTGCAATCCTTGAGGAGCTTATTGGCGAAATCTCGACATTGGCGAGTGTGTACCACAAGCCTGCGGCTACGTTCATAGGCAAAGGTCGTTTGGGTGCAGACGAGATGCACAAGAAGAGCTTGGA TGCCGAGGACGATGTCTCACGCGAAAAGGCTCTTCAAGCTGTCGTTGCCGGTAACCAAGCCGAAAACCTGCTCGACTTTGACGACGAACCTACTCCTACCAACGGCgaatcttccatccctgCTCCGGGTGCGGGTTTGGGCATCTCTTCTCAGGCTATTGCGAGCGCAGCCAAGAGCACGAACCCGTTAGATGAATTAATGGACTTGTTCTCCACTGCTAGCATGACAACACCAGTCGTTCAACCTGGTCAGCCTGCAGCTCAGGCTCAAACGTCAGCTCAGAGTTCAGGGGGTTTGGGCGGGTTAAATGGATTGGCAGGGCTGTCTAGCCCACCGCAGAGTGTATCGCCGCAACCCGGAGCTCCGCAAAGCCagaaacaacaacagcaggcGGCGGCTCAAGATGATTTGTTGGGGTTGTTTTAG
- a CDS encoding hypothetical protein (Match to EST gb|CF193668.1|CF193668; HMMPfam hit to Adaptin_N, Adaptin N terminal region, score: 562.8, E(): 2.9e-166), which produces MAMAPPRKGENWELRQQLNSEYRDKRADAIKRVIANHTIGKDCSGLFPDVVKNMQTDDLEQKKLVYLYLMNYAKTQPELVILAVNTFVKDTADPNPLVRALAIRTMSILRAEKILDYLASPLSRCLKDENPYVRKTAALCVAKVFDLKPELAIEYGFIETLRDLIGDGNPMPGSPNDDESPSSVRPNQSLFIIDPATLTKLLVALNECSEWGRIAILTTLARYRTNDEKESEHICERVMPQFQHVNAAVVLGAVKVIMIHMKNVTKEDLLKSLTRKMAPPLVTLISSPPEVQWVALRNINLLLQKRPDILASEMRVFFCKYNDPSYVKVEKLEIMVRLANEKNVDTLLGELKEYASEVDVDFVRKAVRAVGQVAIKIDEAAGRCVEVLMELIETRVSYVVQEAVIVVKDIFRKYPHSYEGIIPALCANLEELDEPEAKASLIWLIGEYAEKIENADELLGAFLETFSEESYPVQLQTLTAIVKLFLKKPDESQAIVQKVLQAATKDCDSPDVRDRAYIYWRLLSSDPAAAKSVVLSVRPPISLPQTTVAPAILEELIGEISTLASVYHKPAATFIGKGRLGADEMHKKSLDAEDDVSREKALQAVVAGNQAENLLDFDDEPTPTNGESSIPAPGAGLGISSQAIASAAKSTNPLDELMDLFSTASMTTPVVQPGQPAAQAQTSAQSSGGLGGLNGLAGLSSPPQSVSPQPGAPQSQKQQQQAAAQDDLLGLF; this is translated from the exons ATGGCTATGGCCCCGCCCCGCAAAG GCGAGAACTGGGAACTTCGCCAACAGCTGAACTCAGAGTACAGGGATAAGCGGGCAGATGCTATCAAGAGAGTCATTGCGAACCATACCATTGGCAAGGACTGTAGTGGCTTGTTTCCCGATGTCGTCAAGAATATG CAAACAGATGATCTGGAGCAAAAGAAACTCGTATATTTATATCTCATGAACTATGCGAAGACACAACCTGAACTCGTTATCCTTGCTGTCAACACTTTCGTCAAG GACACTGCCGACCCCAATCCTCTTGTTAGAGCTCTTGCCATCCGCACCATGTCCATCCTTCGCGCCGAGAAAATCCTCGATTACCTCGCTTCACCTTTATCTCGATGCCTCAAAGATGAGAACCCCTACGTCCGAAAGACTGCTGCTCTGTGTGTCGCCAAAGTGTTTGATTTGAAGCCAGAGCTGGCTATCGAATACGGGTTCATTGAAACTTTGAGAGATCTTATCGGCGATGGTAATCCTATG ccCGGCTCGCCAAATGACGATGAATCTCCTAGCAGTGTCCGTCCCAATCAATCCCTTTTCATCATTGACCCCGCTACCCTTACCAAACTCCTTGTCGCTTTGAACGAATGTTCTGAATGGGGTCGTATTGccatcctcaccacctTGGCGAGATATAGGACAAAtgacgagaaggagagtgAACATATCTGTGAAAGAGTGATGCCCCAGTTTCAGCACGTGAATGCGGCAGTTGTGTTGGGTGCGGTAAAGGTGATCATGATTCATATGAAAAATGTCACCAAGGAAGACCTTTTGAAGTCTCTTACTCGAAAAATGGCTCCTCCATTAG TCACCCTTATCTCCTCACCGCCCGAGGTGCAATGGGTCGCACTTCGTAacatcaacctcctcttgcAGAAACGTCCCGATATCCTTGCCAGCGAGATGCGCGTTTTCTTCTGCAAATATAACGATCCTTCCTACGTCAAGGTGGAGAAACTTGAGATTATGGTTAGATTGGCGAACGAGAAGAATGTGGACACTTTGCTTGGGGAGCTGAAGGAATACGCGTCGGAAGTTGATGTCGATTTTGTTCGCAAGGCTGTCAGGGCGGTTGGCCAAGTTGCTATCAAGATCGATGAGGCTGCCGGGCGATGTGTCGAAGTATTGATGGAACTGATCGAGACAAGAGTCAGCTATGTCGTACAGGAGGCtgtcatcgtcgtcaaG GACATCTTCCGAAAATACCCCCACTCATACGAAGGTATCATCCCGGCGCTCTGTGCTAATCTTGAGGAATTGGATGAGCCTGAGGCCAAGGCCTCTTTGATTTGGCTCATCGGCGAGTACgcagagaagattgagaatgCGGACGAGTTGCTGGGAGCGTTCTTGGAGACTTTCAGTGAGGAAAGCTATCCT GTTCAACTTCAAACCCTTACTGCGATTGTCAAGCTGTTCCTCAAGAAACCTGATGAAAGCCAGGCTATCGTCCAAAAAGTGCTTCAAGCTGCTACAAAGGACTGTGACAGCCCAGACGTCAGAGATAGGGCCTACATATACTGGAGATTGCTGTCATCCGACCCCGCCGCTGCCAAG TCTGTTGTTTTGTCAGTCAGACCACCTATCAGTCTTCCTCAAACGACTGTCGCTCCTGCAATCCTTGAGGAGCTTATTGGCGAAATCTCGACATTGGCGAGTGTGTACCACAAGCCTGCGGCTACGTTCATAGGCAAAGGTCGTTTGGGTGCAGACGAGATGCACAAGAAGAGCTTGGA TGCCGAGGACGATGTCTCACGCGAAAAGGCTCTTCAAGCTGTCGTTGCCGGTAACCAAGCCGAAAACCTGCTCGACTTTGACGACGAACCTACTCCTACCAACGGCgaatcttccatccctgCTCCGGGTGCGGGTTTGGGCATCTCTTCTCAGGCTATTGCGAGCGCAGCCAAGAGCACGAACCCGTTAGATGAATTAATGGACTTGTTCTCCACTGCTAGCATGACAACACCAGTCGTTCAACCTGGTCAGCCTGCAGCTCAGGCTCAAACGTCAGCTCAGAGTTCAGGGGGTTTGGGCGGGTTAAATGGATTGGCAGGGCTGTCTAGCCCACCGCAGAGTGTATCGCCGCAACCCGGAGCTCCGCAAAGCCagaaacaacaacagcaggcGGCGGCTCAAGATGATTTGTTGGGGTTGTTTTAG
- a CDS encoding hypothetical protein (HMMPfam hit to PAPS_reduct, Phosphoadenosine phosphosulfate reductase family, score: 19.2, E(): 3.2e-08) — MPNILCFLFNFYPPFVFGKTGDHRNEIREDGLIYRALRGYYVFSVARPRCLLQRFESPQRPQRAAIGTMANISQSLHALLERAQKQDSLGKLIIEALVLIESVIDILGEETVAISFNGGKDCTVLLHLYAAVLYARHTPSLPPHLFPKPSPKITIPPLPSRTPQEPLSPQPVLPPSLPASPNPFAELDEFGGGMKAALEEWLGCGGGRGVKGVLVGTRQGDPNDAPTDPSWPQFIRVHPILHWTYSDVWDFLLELQVPYCILYDQGYTSLGSTTNTLPNPLLKSESVEGGWEPAHRRKSVIGIFEPAVLMRGLVKDASQERAGRH, encoded by the exons ATGCCTAACATCTTGTGCTTTTTGTTCAACTTTTACCCGCCTTTTGTTTTCGGTAAAACCGGAGATCACCGAAATGAGATCCGAGAGGACGGACTTATTTATCGCGCTCTTCGCGGCTACTACGTATTCTCAGTCGCTCGCCCACgctgccttcttcagcgCTTCGAATCTCCTCAGAGGCCCCAAAGAGCAGCTATCGGGACCATGGCGAACATATCCCAGTCTTTGCACGCTCTTCTGGAAAGAGCTCAAAAGCAAGATTCGCTCGGCAAGCTCATAATCGAAGCCCTCGTCCTAATCGAGTCTGTCATCGACATCCTTGG AGAGGAAACTGTGGCGATCTCTTTTAATGGAGGTAAAGATT GTACGGTATTGCTGCATCTCTATGCTGCTGTCCTGTATGCCCGACAtaccccttccctcccaccTCATCTATTTCCCAAGCCTTCTCCAAAGATAACGATCCCTCCGCTGCCATCTCGTACCCCGCAAGAACCTCTTTCGCCCCAACCAGTTCTTCCACCTTCCTTGCCAGCAT CTCCCAACCCTTTTGCTGAACTCGACGA ATTTGGAGGGGGTATGAAGGCTGCTTTGGAGGAATGGCTgggatgtggaggaggaaggggagtaAAAGGCGTTTTGGTCGGTACGAGGCAGGGTGATCCCAATGATG CACCCACCGACCCTTCCTGGCCTCAGTTCATCCGCGTCCACCCTATTCTTCATTGGACATACTCGGATGTATGGGACTTCCTCCTTGAACTTCAGGTGCCGTACTGTATACTGTATGACCAAGGTTACACATCGTTGGGTTCAACGACAAATACTTTACCGAACCCATTGTTGAAAAGCGAAAGTGTGGAAGGGGGATGGGAACCAGCACATAGGCGTAAGTCAGTGATTGGAATCTTTGAACCAGCAGTACTAATGAGAGGATTAGTGAAAGACGCAAGCCAAGAACGTGCTGGAAGGCACTGA
- a CDS encoding hypothetical protein (HMMPfam hit to RRM_1, RNA recognition motif. (a.k.a. RRM, RBD, or RNP domain), score: 151.4, E(): 2e-42) has translation MTCLQYMGVVFERHWRDPIISVTQSHGCESSYRPTVSYSILPSNRCTPSPPLSTPQSSQPSQNIHSASAASSHMSSLFEAAAAFEEAAAHGANPVILERSGKGHSPVVTMTDMSGASSRAPTSAEIDAVIAAAIANAPPPPPSDFNSDINRSVTPLMTNLLPSAVGSDGRVNLFVGNLPYRVRWQDLKDLFRKAGTVLRADVSLGPDNRSRGYGTVLMGSREDAARAIDRYNGYTWQTRTLEVRPDRLPPEYEPQSHPIHHNANPRSAMYSFHNFPGPSHTPFSIPGHITPQSGQGWLPGQIPSSRPFSAAGGLIPGGMGVPSSSSAVGLTSSTPIPGAQSPPSVFGAQPLPLSVQNTGLNAFHSLGQSPLAGSLTSGTGAAMPAGVSAVRRDSLTPFGASLTTFDSAAAPLSSTSPNMAVSRPTSSSGSVKPPSPGGSRAPPPGTLGPLPPSLFAGIKPAPAVDAIAPTIAGDVPAQSPNGGAGRLAAAPIPQLEGLANQGMGLGPPSTLHDRVIFVSNLPLSMQWQDLKDMLRPAGTIIRADVATDAHGKPRGFGTALFATEADATRAVLLFNDREIGGFRIRAHLERDIHPEVSQRSARNSVSGEATSLGIQDHLTGVPEGVKDMLQSNGITPIDTSVPSTKPSSTSPIAKLPWSLNTSLQTHTAPGHGQPPHGEPSPTSHTPVFRHPHHPGPISMPPFHMEHGNPISPLHTRGLPPMTPSMPGFVFNYPETPPLHGHASHFMSPAAGPFSPGIPVTSPGAFQYNPFLNPAPGAPVNRFPSTPGNHPQAGSAALGTPTTQAFPNGPIGYGQYAGPPGGALQGKSENSPQARQGQDYFANAIPPQHATSTAGNRTLGVGALGGKDKLRSSPLSGGDGQNDSDEETRAPSAVGDELAKMAEELTVDDENEDGEPGRQSSSGLSLSGLGSSAAVSPRGGRASMDDGKLGRH, from the exons ATGACGTGTCTGCAGTATATGGGGGTGGTTTTTGAGCGGCATTGGCGAGATCCGATAATTAGTGTTACTCAGTCTCACGGCTGCGAGTCCTCCTACCGTCCTACCGTCTCCTattccatccttccttccaaccGCTGCACCCCCTCGCCACCGCTCTCTACGCCGCAGTCCAGTCAACC AAGTCAAAATATCCACTCTGCATCcgcagcttcttcccacaTGTCGTCCTTATTCGAGGCCGCCGCGGCCTTCGAAGAAGCGGCTGCACATGGGGCGAACCCCGTCATACTCGAAAGGTCAGGTAAAGGACACTCCCCTGTG GTCACTATGACAGACATGAGCGGTGCGAGTTCCCGTGCTCCGACATCGGCTGAGATTGATGCTGTCATTGCCGCTGCGATAGCCAacgcacctccaccacctccttcagACTTTAACTCTGACA TAAACCGTTCTGTAACGCCACTCATGACAAATCTTTTGCCCTCGGCAGTTGGTAGTGACGGGCGAGTCAACCTTTTCGTGGGGAAC CTCCCGTATAGAGTTCGATGGCAGGATCTAAAGGATCTTTTCAGAAAAGCGGGAACAGTATTGAGGGCGGACGTCAGTTTGGGACCGGATAATAGGAGTAGAGGATACGGTACCGTCTTAATGGGCAGCAGGGAAGATGCTGCACGAGCAATAG ATCGCTACAATGGCTACACTTGGCAGACAAGAACCCTTGAAGTCCGACCTGACCGTCTCCCGCCAGAGTATGAGCCCCAGTCCCATCCCATTCACCACAACGCCAACCCTCGCTCCGCCATGTACTCTTTCCATAACTTCCCTGGTCCCTCTCATACACCTTTTTCCATCCCGGGCCACATCACCCCTCAATCCGGCCAAGGCTGGCTCCCTGGACAAATACCGAGTTCAAGGCCGTTCTCGGCGGCCGGTGGCCTGATACCCGGAGGCATGGGTGTCCCATCGAGTTCAAGTGCTGTGGGTCTGACGAGCTCGACGCCGATACCTGGGGCGCAATCGCCCCCTTCTGTCTTCGGAGCtcagcctcttccactCAGCGTGCAAAATACGGGTCTGAATGCTTTCCACTCGCTTGGACAGTCACCTCTTGCTGGATCTCTCACATCTGGTACTGGAGCTGCTATGCCTGCAGGTGTTAGCGCAGTTCGCCGCGATTCTCTCACACCCTTTGGAGCGTCCCTCACAACTTTTGATTCTGCAGCGGCCCCTCTCTCGAGTACGTCACCTAATATGGCCGTTTCACGGCCTACATCGAGCAGTGGTAGCGTCaagcctccttctcctggtGGAAGCCGCGCTCCTCCACCAGGTACGCTTGgcccccttcctccttccttgttTGCCGGTATAAAACCTGCGCCAGCTGTTGATGCGATAGCACCTACGATTGCAGGAGATGTACCAGCACAGAGTCCAAATGGAGGAGCGGGGAGATTGGCGGCGGCGCCGATTCCTCAGTTGGAAGGATTGGCCAACCAGGGAATGGGATTAGGTCCTCCTAGCACGCTGCATGACCGAGTGATTTTTGTCTCAAAC TTACCTTTGTCGATGCAATGGCAAGATCTGAAAGACATGCTAAGGCCTGCGGGAACCATTATTCGAGCAGA TGTTGCCACCGATGCCCACGGAAAGCCTAGAGGATTCGGGACTGCATTGTTCGCTACTGAAGCCGATGCCACAAGAGCTGTACTTTTGTTCAACGA CCGCGAGATCGGTGGTTTCCGGATTCGTGCTCACTTGGAGAGGGACATCCACCCCGAAGTTTCTCAGCGTAGTGCCAGAAATTCTGTATCTGGAGAGGCTACTTCTCTGGGTATCCAGGACCACCTGACTGGCGTCCCGGAAGGCGTCAAGGATATGCTCCAAAGCAATGGCATTACTCCGATCGACACCTCTGTTCCTTCCACCAAGCCTAGTAGCACTTCCCCCATTGCCAAGCTCCCTTGGAGTCTGAACACTTCTTTACAGACTCACACCGCCCCAGGGCATGGCCAACCCCCTCATGGCGAACCATCACCCACCTCTCACACTCCCGTGTTCCGTCACCCCCACCATCCCGGTCCCATATCCATGCCTCCCTTCCATATGGAACACGGGAATCCCATATCACCACTTCACACTCGCGGTCTCCCTCCTATGACACCTTCCATGCCTGGATTCGTTTTCAATTATCCCGAGAcgcctcctcttcacgGGCACGCCTCTCATTTTATGTCTCCTGCCGCTGGACCATTTTCACCAGGCATTCCTGTCACATCGCCCGGTGCATTCCAGTACAACCCTTTCCTCAACCCTGCTCCTGGAGCTCCTGTTAATCGCTTCCCTTCTACTCCTGGTAATCACCCACAAGCCGGTTCAGCTGCACTGGGCACACCTACGACGCAGGCGTTTCCTAATGGGCCGATTGGATATGGGCAGTATGCCGGTCCCCCAGGTGGGGCGTTACAGGGCAAATCTGAGAATTCACCGCAAGCCAGGCAGGGACAGGATTACTTTGCCAACGCGATCCCTCCTCAACATGCTACTTCCACAGCTGGAAATAGGACGTTGGGCGTTGGTGCTTTGGGCGGGAAAGACAAGTTGCGAAGTAGTCCACTGAGCGGGGGGGATGGTCAGAACGATTCGGATGAAGAGACGAGAGCGCCGTCCGCGGTGGGTGATGAGTTGGCGAAGATGGCGGAAGAATTGACAGTTGATGACGAGAacgaggatggagagcCAGGGAGGCAGAGTTCGAGTGGATTGAGCCTTTCGGGTTTGGGTTCAAGTGCGGCAGTTAGCCCACGTGGTGGAAGGGCTAGTATGGACGATGGAAAGCTGGGTAGGCACTAG